A genome region from Tursiops truncatus isolate mTurTru1 chromosome 15, mTurTru1.mat.Y, whole genome shotgun sequence includes the following:
- the METRN gene encoding meteorin isoform X3 gives MPPPALLCALCFGLLATAARAGYSEDRCSWRGSGLTQEPGSVGQLALACAEGGIEWLYPAGALRLTLGGSDPGVRPGIACLRPARPFAGAQVFAERAGGVLELLLAEGPGPAGGRCVRWGPRERRALFLQATPHPDISRRVASFRFELREDGRPELPPQAHGLSADGACRPCSDAELLLAVCTSDFVVHGTIHGVAHDTELQESVITVAAARVLRQTLPLFRVGGPGGQAQASIRTPLHCGVHPGPGTFLFMGWSRFGEAWLGCAPRFQEFSRAYTAAHADHLHPCEVVLD, from the exons ATGCCGCCCCCGGCGCTGCTCTGCGCCCTTTGCTTCGGCCTCTTGGCCACGGCCGCCCGCGCCGGCTACTCGGAGGACCGCTGCAGCTGGAGGGGCAG CGGCCTGACCCAGGAGCCCGGCAGCGTGGGACAGCTCGCCCTGGCCTGTGCGGAGGGCGGGATCGAGTGGCTGTACCCGGCCGGGGCGCTGCGCCTCACCCTGGGCGGCTCCGACCCCGGCGTGCGGCCCGGCATCGCCTGCCTGCGGCCGGCGCGGCCCTTCGCAGGCGCCCAAGTCTTCGCGGAGCGGGCGGGCGGCGTGCTGGAGCTGCTGCTGGCCGAGGGCCCAGGCCCGGCCGGGGGCCGATGCGTGCGCTGGGGTCCCCGCGAGCGCCGGGCCCTCTTCCTGCAGGCCACCCCGCATCCCGACATCAGCCGTCGCGTGGCCTCCTTCCGTTTCGAACTGCGGGAGGACGGGCGTCCAGAGCTGCCTCCGCAGGCCCACGGCCTCAGTGCGGATG GTGCCTGCAGACCCTGCAGTGATGCCGAGCTCCTCTTGGCCGTGTGCACCAGTGACTTTG TGGTCCATGGAACCATCCACGGGGTTGCCCATGACACAGAGCTGCAGGAGTCTGTCATCACCGTGGCCGCCGCCCGTGTCCTCCGCCAGACATTGCCGCTGTTCCGGGTGGGGGGCCCTGGGGGCCAGGCGCAGGCCTCCATTCGCACCCCACTGCACTGCGGCGTCCACCCTGGCCCTGGCACCTTCCTCTTCATGGGCTGGAGCCGCTTCGGTGAGGCCTGGCTGGGCTGTGCACCCCGCTTCCAGGAATTCAGCCGTGCCTACACGGCTGCCCATGCTGACCACCTCCACCCCTGTGAGGTGGTGCTGGACTGA
- the ANTKMT gene encoding adenine nucleotide translocase lysine N-methyltransferase isoform X1 yields the protein MPWMDEKPGQGLCADKSLPLKDVWPQGGPHRTDLRCQSTGSTAPLPSGVSPRWDVQPQGSAAPKTGPQQPSAAWANEAERRGLQAGCCAARTREGSPGPQGSAVRNPREGPWTRTERNASGPAAQALPAASGVSPRPPLPARRRGSAMEQDDPAEALTELRERRLGALELLQVAAGSGLVTYAVWALLLQPGFRRVPLRLQVPYVGASARQVEHVLSLLRGRPGKMVDLGSGDGRIVLAAHKCGLRPAVGYELNPWLVGLAWLHAWRAGCAGNVSYRRENLWKVSLRDCHNVSVFLAPSVLPLLEDKLQAELPAGARVVSGRFPLPTWQPVAVLGEGLDRVWAYDVHSGRPAGQAVPGPSSASVPGAPNSQVG from the exons ATGCCGTGGATGGATGAGAAGCCAGGCCAGGGCCTGTGTGCAGACAAGTCGCTGCCACTCAAGGACGTTTGGCCTCAGGGTGGG CCACACCGCACGGACCTCCGCTGCCAGTCAACTGGATCCACGGCACCGCTTCCCTCGGGCGTCTCCCCGCGCTGGGATGTGCAGCCCCAGGGGTCCGCAGCGCCCAAGACAGGCCCGCAGCAACCATCTGCGGCATGGGCCAACGAGGCTGAGCGACGCGGGCTACAGGCAGGATGTTGTGCGGCCAGAACCCGCGAGGGTAGCCCCGGACCCCAGGGCTCCGCGGTCCGGAACCCGCGGGAGGGTCCCTGGACCCGGACGGAGCGGAACGCGAGCGGACCGGCTGCTCAGGCTCTCCCGGCCGCTTCCGGTGTCTCGCCGCGTCCGCCTCTTCCGGCGCGGCGCCGCGGATCTG CCATGGAGCAGGACGACCCGGCCGAGGCGTTGACGGAGCTGCGCGAGCGGCGGCTAGGCGCGTTGGAGCTGCTGCAGGTGGCGGCGGGCTCGGGCCTGGTCACCTACGCCGTGTGGGCGCTGCTGCTGCAGCCGGGCTTCCGCCGCGTGCCGCTGCGGCTGCAG GTGCCTTATGTTGGCGCGAGTGCCAGGCAGGTGGAGCACGTGTTGTCGTTGCTGCGAGGCCGTCCAGGAAAGATGGTGGATCTGGGCTCTGGCGACGGCAGGATT GTGCTGGCTGCCCACAAGTGCGGTCTCCGTCCAGCTGTGGGCTATGAGCTAAACCCGTGGCTGGTGGGGCTGGCGTGGCTGCATGCCTGGAGAGCAGGATGTGCGGGCAATGTCAGCTACCGCCGTGAGAACCTCTGGAAG GTGAGCCTGAGGGACTGCCACAATGTGTCTGTGTTCCTGGCTCCTAGCGTG CTCCCACTGCTGGAGGACAAGCTACAGGCAGAGTTGCCTGCAGGAGCCCGAGTGGTGTCTGggcgcttccccctccccacctggcaACCTGTGGCTGTACTGGGTGAGGGCCTGGACCGTGTCTGGGCCTATGATGTCCACAGTGGTAGGCCAGCTGGGCAGGCTGTCCCAGGGCCTAGTTCTGCCTCCGTACCTGGAGCCCCCAATTCTCAGGTTGGCTGA
- the METRN gene encoding meteorin isoform X2, whose protein sequence is MCRQPFGMGALRPGTESLPSPPPAESQNAGPQFPLHKVDAAVDGCGERVQRKRAGRVWTPAARLSTDPPVRSGLTQEPGSVGQLALACAEGGIEWLYPAGALRLTLGGSDPGVRPGIACLRPARPFAGAQVFAERAGGVLELLLAEGPGPAGGRCVRWGPRERRALFLQATPHPDISRRVASFRFELREDGRPELPPQAHGLSADVVHGTIHGVAHDTELQESVITVAAARVLRQTLPLFRVGGPGGQAQASIRTPLHCGVHPGPGTFLFMGWSRFGEAWLGCAPRFQEFSRAYTAAHADHLHPCEVVLD, encoded by the exons ATGTGTCGCCAGCCCTTTGGGATGGGGGCGCTCCGTCCCGGCACCGAATCcttgccctccccgccccccgccgagTCCCAGAacgctgggcctcagtttcctctccacAAAGTGGACGCAGCTGTTGATGGCTGCGGGGAGAGGGTGCAGCGGAAGCGGGCTGGCCGGGTGTGGACGCCGGCCGCCCGCCTCAGCACCGACCCTCCGGTCCGCAGCGGCCTGACCCAGGAGCCCGGCAGCGTGGGACAGCTCGCCCTGGCCTGTGCGGAGGGCGGGATCGAGTGGCTGTACCCGGCCGGGGCGCTGCGCCTCACCCTGGGCGGCTCCGACCCCGGCGTGCGGCCCGGCATCGCCTGCCTGCGGCCGGCGCGGCCCTTCGCAGGCGCCCAAGTCTTCGCGGAGCGGGCGGGCGGCGTGCTGGAGCTGCTGCTGGCCGAGGGCCCAGGCCCGGCCGGGGGCCGATGCGTGCGCTGGGGTCCCCGCGAGCGCCGGGCCCTCTTCCTGCAGGCCACCCCGCATCCCGACATCAGCCGTCGCGTGGCCTCCTTCCGTTTCGAACTGCGGGAGGACGGGCGTCCAGAGCTGCCTCCGCAGGCCCACGGCCTCAGTGCGGATG TGGTCCATGGAACCATCCACGGGGTTGCCCATGACACAGAGCTGCAGGAGTCTGTCATCACCGTGGCCGCCGCCCGTGTCCTCCGCCAGACATTGCCGCTGTTCCGGGTGGGGGGCCCTGGGGGCCAGGCGCAGGCCTCCATTCGCACCCCACTGCACTGCGGCGTCCACCCTGGCCCTGGCACCTTCCTCTTCATGGGCTGGAGCCGCTTCGGTGAGGCCTGGCTGGGCTGTGCACCCCGCTTCCAGGAATTCAGCCGTGCCTACACGGCTGCCCATGCTGACCACCTCCACCCCTGTGAGGTGGTGCTGGACTGA
- the ANTKMT gene encoding adenine nucleotide translocase lysine N-methyltransferase isoform X2, translating to MPWMDEKPGQGLCADKSLPLKDVWPQGGPHRTDLRCQSTGSTAPLPSGVSPRWDVQPQGSAAPKTGPQQPSAAWANEAERRGLQAGCCAARTREGSPGPQGSAVRNPREGPWTRTERNASGPAAQALPAASGVSPRPPLPARRRGSAMEQDDPAEALTELRERRLGALELLQVAAGSGLVTYAVWALLLQPGFRRVPLRLQVPYVGASARQVEHVLSLLRGRPGKMVDLGSGDGRIVLAAHKCGLRPAVGYELNPWLVGLAWLHAWRAGCAGNVSYRRENLWKLPLLEDKLQAELPAGARVVSGRFPLPTWQPVAVLGEGLDRVWAYDVHSGRPAGQAVPGPSSASVPGAPNSQVG from the exons ATGCCGTGGATGGATGAGAAGCCAGGCCAGGGCCTGTGTGCAGACAAGTCGCTGCCACTCAAGGACGTTTGGCCTCAGGGTGGG CCACACCGCACGGACCTCCGCTGCCAGTCAACTGGATCCACGGCACCGCTTCCCTCGGGCGTCTCCCCGCGCTGGGATGTGCAGCCCCAGGGGTCCGCAGCGCCCAAGACAGGCCCGCAGCAACCATCTGCGGCATGGGCCAACGAGGCTGAGCGACGCGGGCTACAGGCAGGATGTTGTGCGGCCAGAACCCGCGAGGGTAGCCCCGGACCCCAGGGCTCCGCGGTCCGGAACCCGCGGGAGGGTCCCTGGACCCGGACGGAGCGGAACGCGAGCGGACCGGCTGCTCAGGCTCTCCCGGCCGCTTCCGGTGTCTCGCCGCGTCCGCCTCTTCCGGCGCGGCGCCGCGGATCTG CCATGGAGCAGGACGACCCGGCCGAGGCGTTGACGGAGCTGCGCGAGCGGCGGCTAGGCGCGTTGGAGCTGCTGCAGGTGGCGGCGGGCTCGGGCCTGGTCACCTACGCCGTGTGGGCGCTGCTGCTGCAGCCGGGCTTCCGCCGCGTGCCGCTGCGGCTGCAG GTGCCTTATGTTGGCGCGAGTGCCAGGCAGGTGGAGCACGTGTTGTCGTTGCTGCGAGGCCGTCCAGGAAAGATGGTGGATCTGGGCTCTGGCGACGGCAGGATT GTGCTGGCTGCCCACAAGTGCGGTCTCCGTCCAGCTGTGGGCTATGAGCTAAACCCGTGGCTGGTGGGGCTGGCGTGGCTGCATGCCTGGAGAGCAGGATGTGCGGGCAATGTCAGCTACCGCCGTGAGAACCTCTGGAAG CTCCCACTGCTGGAGGACAAGCTACAGGCAGAGTTGCCTGCAGGAGCCCGAGTGGTGTCTGggcgcttccccctccccacctggcaACCTGTGGCTGTACTGGGTGAGGGCCTGGACCGTGTCTGGGCCTATGATGTCCACAGTGGTAGGCCAGCTGGGCAGGCTGTCCCAGGGCCTAGTTCTGCCTCCGTACCTGGAGCCCCCAATTCTCAGGTTGGCTGA
- the METRN gene encoding meteorin isoform X1, whose amino-acid sequence MCRQPFGMGALRPGTESLPSPPPAESQNAGPQFPLHKVDAAVDGCGERVQRKRAGRVWTPAARLSTDPPVRSGLTQEPGSVGQLALACAEGGIEWLYPAGALRLTLGGSDPGVRPGIACLRPARPFAGAQVFAERAGGVLELLLAEGPGPAGGRCVRWGPRERRALFLQATPHPDISRRVASFRFELREDGRPELPPQAHGLSADGACRPCSDAELLLAVCTSDFVVHGTIHGVAHDTELQESVITVAAARVLRQTLPLFRVGGPGGQAQASIRTPLHCGVHPGPGTFLFMGWSRFGEAWLGCAPRFQEFSRAYTAAHADHLHPCEVVLD is encoded by the exons ATGTGTCGCCAGCCCTTTGGGATGGGGGCGCTCCGTCCCGGCACCGAATCcttgccctccccgccccccgccgagTCCCAGAacgctgggcctcagtttcctctccacAAAGTGGACGCAGCTGTTGATGGCTGCGGGGAGAGGGTGCAGCGGAAGCGGGCTGGCCGGGTGTGGACGCCGGCCGCCCGCCTCAGCACCGACCCTCCGGTCCGCAGCGGCCTGACCCAGGAGCCCGGCAGCGTGGGACAGCTCGCCCTGGCCTGTGCGGAGGGCGGGATCGAGTGGCTGTACCCGGCCGGGGCGCTGCGCCTCACCCTGGGCGGCTCCGACCCCGGCGTGCGGCCCGGCATCGCCTGCCTGCGGCCGGCGCGGCCCTTCGCAGGCGCCCAAGTCTTCGCGGAGCGGGCGGGCGGCGTGCTGGAGCTGCTGCTGGCCGAGGGCCCAGGCCCGGCCGGGGGCCGATGCGTGCGCTGGGGTCCCCGCGAGCGCCGGGCCCTCTTCCTGCAGGCCACCCCGCATCCCGACATCAGCCGTCGCGTGGCCTCCTTCCGTTTCGAACTGCGGGAGGACGGGCGTCCAGAGCTGCCTCCGCAGGCCCACGGCCTCAGTGCGGATG GTGCCTGCAGACCCTGCAGTGATGCCGAGCTCCTCTTGGCCGTGTGCACCAGTGACTTTG TGGTCCATGGAACCATCCACGGGGTTGCCCATGACACAGAGCTGCAGGAGTCTGTCATCACCGTGGCCGCCGCCCGTGTCCTCCGCCAGACATTGCCGCTGTTCCGGGTGGGGGGCCCTGGGGGCCAGGCGCAGGCCTCCATTCGCACCCCACTGCACTGCGGCGTCCACCCTGGCCCTGGCACCTTCCTCTTCATGGGCTGGAGCCGCTTCGGTGAGGCCTGGCTGGGCTGTGCACCCCGCTTCCAGGAATTCAGCCGTGCCTACACGGCTGCCCATGCTGACCACCTCCACCCCTGTGAGGTGGTGCTGGACTGA